The following nucleotide sequence is from Sulfoacidibacillus ferrooxidans.
GGTAGATATACCCTTTTCCGTTGTGAACAGCTTTACAAGTAATGCTTTTGAGGGAAATCCAGCAGCAGTTATTCTTAATGCAAATACCTTGGATCATGAGACAATGTTACGGATTGCACGTCAATTTAATCTTGTTGAAACAACATTTGTGCTTTCTGCTCCCCAAAACTCTGATTTTGATTTTGAATTAAGATATTTTACTCCGACAGAAGAAGTTTCTCTTGCGATACACCCTACCATTGCAGCACTCGTTTC
It contains:
- a CDS encoding PhzF family phenazine biosynthesis protein; the encoded protein is VDIPFSVVNSFTSNAFEGNPAAVILNANTLDHETMLRIARQFNLVETTFVLSAPQNSDFDFELRYFTPTEEVSLAIHPTIAALVS